AGCGCGCTCTCGTTCGCAACGAGCCCCGCAACGAACAGCGCGAGCCCCGGCGCATGCAGCACGAAGCTCGCATGCGCCACGCGCAGCCAGCGGATCGGCTCGCCCAGCGCCACGGGCAGAAACTGGTAGAGCGCCCCCATGATCGACGTCGTGATCCAGCCCAGCGTGAACAGGTGCGTGACCCCCGCCACGCGCGGCGACACGTACGCACCCGTCGCGAGCGCCGGCGCGATCACGACCAGCCCCACCGCGCCAGACAAAAGAAACAGCAGGGCAGCAGCGAAGTGCTCGCCGGGAAGCAGAAATGGCGGCGCCTTCGAGGCAGCAGCGCCCATTGGCATCATGGGCGGCGTCGCCGCCATCGCACTCACCGGCATTCCACGGCGTCCGCATCCGCCGCGTAGGTGCAGCTCGCATCGCCGGCCGGGATGTAGCTCAGGCGCGTCAGCCGCTCGCCACCGAGCAGCTCGCGAACGAAGCCAAGCTCCGCACGGCACGGAATCGTCGTCGCGCCCACCAGCTCACGGATCGGACAGTTGCACAGGCGGAGCGCGGGTTCCCTGCCCGGCTCCACCAGCGCCATGAACCCCAGCTCCGACAAAATGCGCGCGACCTCCTCCACCCGCGCCCGCCCCCGCAGGTCGCGAACTCGTGCCAGCGCAGCCGGCCGACGCGCATCGATGTAGGCCTCGAAAAACGACTCCAGCGCCGCCTCGTTCCCCGTCGCCTTCAGGTGATCCGCCAGCGCACTCAGCACCTCGCCCTCGCGCCGCGGAAACAGCGAGTCCGCCGCGGCCGCCAACCCGTACACGATCTCCGGACGACCTCGCCCCTGCGCGCGCGTGCCCGTCCGCTCCACCAGCCCCTGCTTCGACAGCGCCTGCAGGTGGTGCCGCACCGTCTCCACATTCAGGCCGGTACGCTCCGCCAGGTCCGGGATCGTGCCCCCGCCCGACTGCTTAAGCAGCACCAGGATCTCCTGCTGCCGCGAGCCCGGAGCAATCGCGACCGCGGCCTCCGCCGCAACGGGCGCAGGGAGACTGGATGGCGGGTCGGACATCGCGGTTTTCCGGCTCATGGAGTGGAAAGTCACGGGGCACGCGGACATTGTCAAGATGATTGTCTTGCTTATTCGGATCGGGGCCGCCAGGGCCTTGCTGAGGCGGCGGGATGACCCGGCGGGCACGCCGGAAACGTCACAATTGCGGCGCTCCCGAAGGCGCGATGTAACCTTACCGGCGCCACACGCCGGAAACGTCACAATTGCGGCGCTCCCGAAGGCGCGATGTAACCTTCCCGGCGCCACAGGCCGGAAACGTTACAATTCACGCTCCTGCACCTGGGGAACTGTCACGTTTCCGTCCATATGCGCCGGAAACGTCGCAGACTGTCGAGCAGGCGGCGGCAATTGTGACGTTGACGGCGCTCATTCCTGCCGCGCGCGTGCGCGCAGTCGCCAACGCCGCTCCGCTCGTCACGGCTCACGCTCCGCGGCACCGTTGCGACTGACCGCACCGCCCCCTGTGCCGCGGGCAGCTTTCCGGCGGTTCCCGTGGGCCCTGCCCCGCCGTGACTCGCGAAGAAACACCGCTCCATGAACCCGCGGCGGCGCTCCGGCGCTCCCCTCGAACGCACCACGCCATTGCCTCGAGAACGCGGCACGAGGCGAACCCGCGGCGGCGCTCCGGCACTGCCCTCGAACGCACCACGCCATTGTTGCCTCGAGCGAACCCGTGGCGGCGCCTGCGCCGCCCCCCGACGATCCCCGGGACCTTCGCTTCCCGCACCCCCCGATCCCTCCTGTGTCAGGGATTCCCCCACGTCCCGCCCAGACCTTCCCCACCCGTAAATCCTCGTAACTCCGACCTTTACGCCCCGGCCTATTTCATACCTTGAGGTGCGAAATAAACCCGGTCAGAAAAGGACATGGTCATGCGGAATACACGGATCTATACCGGACTGGTAGCAGGCGTTGCGGTGCTGGCGGCGGCCGGCCTGGGCTTCGCGAACCGCGCAGCGGCGCCGGCTGTGGAGCGGGTGGACTTCGGCGTCACGACGACGGCGACCACCCCGGTGTTCGACGCCAGCGTGGCGGCGCCGTCGAAGGCGACGGTTCGCGAGTTCCGGATCCCGATGACCCATCGGACCATCGAGATCGCGCCTGGCGTGAAGTACGATGGCTGGACGTTCG
The Longimicrobiales bacterium DNA segment above includes these coding regions:
- a CDS encoding DeoR family transcriptional regulator; translated protein: MSDPPSSLPAPVAAEAAVAIAPGSRQQEILVLLKQSGGGTIPDLAERTGLNVETVRHHLQALSKQGLVERTGTRAQGRGRPEIVYGLAAAADSLFPRREGEVLSALADHLKATGNEAALESFFEAYIDARRPAALARVRDLRGRARVEEVARILSELGFMALVEPGREPALRLCNCPIRELVGATTIPCRAELGFVRELLGGERLTRLSYIPAGDASCTYAADADAVECR